ATTCCATCCGGGGTATCAGGGTAGCAAGCGGGCGTCCAAACAGTGTATATTTCCGGCTCTGAACATCGAAGTTGCTGCCCGTACGCACCGGCGCATTTCCGCACCTTTCCCTTTTTTCTGTTGCATGACTCGTATTTCTACTCTCTTGGGACTTTTGGGCGGCCTCGCCCTGACGCCGCGGGTCGCCCCGGCCCAAACCCCGCTGCCACCCGCCAAGCTCGAAGCCCTGAAGCGGGAGCTCATCGGGGAAATCGACCAGCAGCAAAAGGCCACCCAGCAAATGGTGGACATGGTGTTCAGCTTCGGGGAACTGGGCTTTCAGGAAACCGAGACGTCGCGCTACCTAACGGGCATTCTGAAGAAAAACGGCTTTGTGATTCAAACCGGCATTGCGGGTGTGCCCACTGCCTGGACGGCTACGTGGGGGTCGGGCAAGCCGGTTATTGCCATTGGCAGCGACATCGACTGCATTCCCAAGGCCTCCCAAAAGCCTGGCGTGGCTTACCACGACCCCATTGTGGAGGGCGCGCCGGGCCACGGCGAGGGCCACAACTCGGGCGTGCCGCTCAACATCACGGCGGTGCTGGCGCTCAAGAAAATCATGGAGCGCGAGAAGCTGCCGGGCACGCTCATGCTCTGGCCCGGCGCTGCCGAGGAGTTAGTTGCCACCAAGGCCTACTTCGTGCGCGACGGCTATTTCAAGAACGTCGATGCCTGCATTTTTACCCATGTGAGCGACAACCTCAAGGTGTCGTGGGGCGACAATGGCTACACGGGCCTGATGTCGGTCAAGTTCACCTTCGAGGGGCAAGCGGCGCACGCAGGGGCGGCTCCCTGGCGCGGCCGCAGCGCACTGGACGCCGTGGAGCTGATGGACGTGGGCTGGAATTTCCACCGCGAGCACATGGACGTGAGCCAACGCTCGCACTCCGTCATCACCGACGGCGGCGACCAGCCCAACGTGGTGCCGTCGAAGGCGGCCGTGTGGTACTACTTTCGCGAACGCACCTACCCCAAAATCCGGGAGATGTACGCCGACGCCCTGAAAATGGCCGAAGGGGCCACGCTGATGACCAAAACCACCGTGACCCACGAAGTGCTGGGCAGCGCCTGGCCCATCCACCTGAACAAGGCCATCGCCCAGGCCATGTACCAGAACATCCGGCGCGTGGGCCTGCCCCAGTGGAGCGCGGCCGACCAGGTGCTGGCCCGCGCCGCGCAGGCCGAAACCAACGCCCCCAAAACCGACCGCCTCAACCGTCCCCTTGACGGCCTGGCCACCCGCCTCGATACGCTCGTGGGACCCGCGACTTCGACTTACGGGGGCTCGGATGACATCGGCGACATTTCCTGGAGCGTGCCCACGGTGGTGCTGCACTACCCGGCCAACATCCCCGGCCTGCCCGGTCACCACTGGGCCAACGCCATTGCCATGGCCACCCCCATTGCCCACAAAGGGGTGACGGCCGGCGCCAAGGCCGAGGCCTTGACCCTGCTCGACCTACTGGTGAAACCCGAAATCATTAAAGAGGCCTGGGCATACTTCAACGACGTGCAAACCAAGAACACCAAGTACACCCCCTTGATTTCGGACACCGACAAGCCCGCCATCACCCTTAACCAAGGCATCATGGCCCAGTACCGGCCACAGATGACGAAATTCTACTACAACCCGGCCAAGTATAAAACTTACCTGGAGCAGTTGGGCATTGCCTACCCCACGGTGCGGCCGGCCGCTCCGAAAGCGAGCGCCCAATAACCACGCTCCGCAGAGGGCTGTTTTTTGGGAGCAAGAAACGTTTAAGAAAACGGTCCGAATCATAAAACGAGCACTAGGTAGACACCCTAGTCGGTACGTACGGGCTGCCGATTACCCTTGCGTCGCCCCTCTAGGGATGGGAACGGTTGTGGCCGTCGTTATTTCGATTTGTTCTCGGCCGCTATTTGCACGAGCCGGCGGTGGAACAGGGCGGGTTCTTCCCAGTTGGGCGCGTGGCCGCTGTGCGCAAACTCAAACCACTGCTTTTTGGGGGCCTTGAGCTCTGCAAAGTAGTGGCGGGCGAGTTCCGGCTCGGTGTTGTGGTCGTATTTGCCGACAAAAAAGTACACCGGCAATTTGAATACAGAGTGCTGCAAGACCTTCGTTTTTCCGCCATTTAAGTACGGGAAGAGCGGGGGCAGGGTGCGCATCACCGGGGCCATCCACTGCTGCGGCGGATAATCGCCGTAGAGCTGCATGGGGTTAGACAACTCCGGTGCGTCGGGGCTGGAGCGGTAGGGACCCGTCAGCGTCAGGAAGGCGAACCAGTCGTTGACGCCCCGCGCGAACCCCTTCGCTTCCGACAGCGGGATGCGGGCCAGCGCGTGCACGGTGGCCGTGTCGTGGTGCAAAGCTGCCTGCTGTTGCACGTGCGTGCGGGTGAGCAGCGCCGACTGGCCGGCGTCGATGAATTGGCTCACCCCGATGTACGCGGCGTAATCCTGGGGGTAGCGTTGCACCAATTGCGCCCCCACAAAGCTGCCCCAACTATGGCCAACGACGAAAATTTTTCGCTGGTGGAACGTCTGCTGTAAAAAGCGCGTGACCTGATGCGCGTCCTCGATATAGAGGTCCGGCGTCAAGGCCACGGTCGTGTCGGTTTGCGACTTGCCGCAATTGCGCTGGTCCCAGGAAACGAAAATAAAGTCGTTGGCCAGGTCCTGGCTGTATTTGCGATTCATCGGCGTCGCCGGCCACGCCGGCCCCCCGTGAATGAAGAGCAGCACCGGTTTGGTTCGGGAGGCGCCCTTGATTTCCAGGTATTGCTTCACCCCGTTGACGGGCAGTAAAAAAGCCGTGTCGACGGCTACAGGGCGGGCTGGGCGGGTGACGCCCTGTGCCCGCGCTTGCGGGTGAGGGACAAGTACGAAGCAGCAGAAGAGGGCAAGCAGGTAGCGCATAAAGGAATTGGGGCAGCGGGTGCTGGGCCGGTGAAGCAAGCTACACCCGTTTCGGACGAATAGCTCATCCTCCCAAAGCCAGCCCATTAGCATGGCTACCACCGCAGCCGCATTTCTTTGCCATCCACATCTGGTTCAAACCGCCGCTATTCACGATAACGGTCGTGGCTGTTGCAGAACCCGGGTTAGGGAGTTCCCTTTCCGGTTAGCGGCTGGGCGCGTGCTCGAGTGGGCGCTTCGAGGCGCCTGTTCCGCCGCCTGGCGCGCCTATTGGCCGCTAACACGGGCCGTGGCAGGGCCACGGCCAGGCTTACGTGCCGGTTGGGGCGGTGCTTGAGCAGCTTTTTGAGGTTGAAGGCGATGGCGGTGAGCAGCCTGGTCTTGTGGGCCCCCGCGTGGCCGCGCACGTTCACGCGCCGCAGGCCGTAGTGGTGCAGCAGGTTGCCAAACACGGGCTCGACCGTGCCCTGGCGGACCCGGCGTTTCCGTTGCCCGCGCCGGGTGTGCTGCCGCTCCCAGGCCCGGCGGTACGCGGCGTCGTAAATGGTGCGGTTGATCTGCTTGCGCTTGGCCCGCGGGGCGCACGTGGGCTTGCGCGGGCACTGCTGGCAGGTGCGGCACGGGCCCCAGTAAATCTTATGCCAGCCCCCGTCTTGGTTGGTGTCGTATTTCTGAAAGGGCAGCGCCTGGCCTTTGGGGCAGGTAAAGGCGTCCGTGCGGCGGTCGTACACGAAGCCCTCGATTTCGGGTTTGTATTGACCGAAGACGGGAATCCAGGCCGTGATGTGGGCGGCTTCGAGCAAGGCGTAGTTCGGGCCGTTGGCGTAGCCGGCATCGGCCAGCAGCGCGCGCAGGGGCAAGTCGTTCGCGCGCAAGCGCCGCTGCAGGCCGGTGAGCAGCCGGGGCAAGTGCAGGCTGTCGCGCTTGTCAGCCAGGTCCGCTTGCGCATGGCTGATGACGCCCTTGGCCGTGTCCACGGCCAGGCTGCAGAGGTAGTTCAAGGCCCGGGCTTTGCCGGGCTTAACGGAGATGCGCGCGTCGGGGTCGGTGGGGCTGTAGTGGGTCTTGTTGCTCAGCAGCCGCGCCTGTTCGTGCCGCGCGCCCAGCGCGCCGGTCTGCGCGCCCTGCCGCCGGCGCTGCCCCGTGGCCAGCTGGCGCAGCTGGTGGGCCGGAGCCGTCACCACCGAGCCCGCGGCGGGTGTCTCCTCGCGGCCGCTCAGGTGGGGCCCGGCAGGCCCGGCGGCTTGTTTTTCCAGCACCGCTTCCAGCGCCGCGTTGGCCTTGACGGGGGCCGAATCGACGGCCTGCGTGTCGCCGGCGACCAGGCCCCGGGCCACGCACTGGGCAAAGACGTGGTCGAACAGGCGCTCGAAGACGGCGGCCGGAAACAGCTGGCGGGTGCGGCTCACGGTCGAGTGCCAGGGCAACTCCTCGTCCACCTCGTAGCCCAAAAACAAGAGAATGTCGAGCCGCAGGGCGCAGTGCTCGACCAAGCGGCGGTCGCTGATGAGGTTTTCCAGCCGGCCGACGAGCACGAGCTTGAAGAACACGACCGGGTCGAGCGAGGGCTGCCCGGTGTGGCTGTAAAGGCCCCGCGTCTCGTCGTAGAGGAAGGACCAATCCACCAGCTCGGCCAGCCGCCGGTACAGATTATGGGGCGGGACCCGCTCGGAAAGTCGAAAGCGGACCACCTCCTTGTCGAGGTATTGCTTTTTGCCTTGCATCTTCCCTCTACGAACCCGAGTTCTGCAACAGCCACGGTCCTATTCGCCACCGGAGGGTTTAGGTTGCGGACTGGGGAGTTGCCCCGTTCAGGGGCAAGGCCACGGAGAAGATGCTGCCCTGGCCCTCCTGGCTGTCCACGCTGAGGCTTCCGTCGTGGCCTTGGGCGATGATGTCGTGGCTTAGGGAGAGCCCCAGGCCCGTGCCCTCGCCCGTGGGCTTGGTCGTAAAAAAGGGCTGGAAGATTTTCTGTTGCACGGCCGGGCTCATGCCCGTGCCGTTGTCGGTGACCTGAATCTGGACTTGCTGGTGGAGCAGCACGGTGCGCACACCCACCTGCGGCTGGTAGCCGGGCTCGCCGCTGAGTTGGCGTTGGCGCACGGCGTAGAAAGCATTCGTGAACAAGTTGAGCAAGACACGCCCCACGTCCGCACCTATTACGGTCACAGTGGGCAGGTCCGCTAGAAAGTCGGTATTCAACGCCGCGTTGAAGTTCTTGTCCTTGGCCCGCAGGCCCTGGTAAGCCAGGCG
This region of Hymenobacter sedentarius genomic DNA includes:
- a CDS encoding alpha/beta fold hydrolase gives rise to the protein MRYLLALFCCFVLVPHPQARAQGVTRPARPVAVDTAFLLPVNGVKQYLEIKGASRTKPVLLFIHGGPAWPATPMNRKYSQDLANDFIFVSWDQRNCGKSQTDTTVALTPDLYIEDAHQVTRFLQQTFHQRKIFVVGHSWGSFVGAQLVQRYPQDYAAYIGVSQFIDAGQSALLTRTHVQQQAALHHDTATVHALARIPLSEAKGFARGVNDWFAFLTLTGPYRSSPDAPELSNPMQLYGDYPPQQWMAPVMRTLPPLFPYLNGGKTKVLQHSVFKLPVYFFVGKYDHNTEPELARHYFAELKAPKKQWFEFAHSGHAPNWEEPALFHRRLVQIAAENKSK
- a CDS encoding IS1182 family transposase, with the protein product MQGKKQYLDKEVVRFRLSERVPPHNLYRRLAELVDWSFLYDETRGLYSHTGQPSLDPVVFFKLVLVGRLENLISDRRLVEHCALRLDILLFLGYEVDEELPWHSTVSRTRQLFPAAVFERLFDHVFAQCVARGLVAGDTQAVDSAPVKANAALEAVLEKQAAGPAGPHLSGREETPAAGSVVTAPAHQLRQLATGQRRRQGAQTGALGARHEQARLLSNKTHYSPTDPDARISVKPGKARALNYLCSLAVDTAKGVISHAQADLADKRDSLHLPRLLTGLQRRLRANDLPLRALLADAGYANGPNYALLEAAHITAWIPVFGQYKPEIEGFVYDRRTDAFTCPKGQALPFQKYDTNQDGGWHKIYWGPCRTCQQCPRKPTCAPRAKRKQINRTIYDAAYRRAWERQHTRRGQRKRRVRQGTVEPVFGNLLHHYGLRRVNVRGHAGAHKTRLLTAIAFNLKKLLKHRPNRHVSLAVALPRPVLAANRRARRRNRRLEAPTRARAQPLTGKGTP
- a CDS encoding peptidase dimerization domain-containing protein, which encodes MTRISTLLGLLGGLALTPRVAPAQTPLPPAKLEALKRELIGEIDQQQKATQQMVDMVFSFGELGFQETETSRYLTGILKKNGFVIQTGIAGVPTAWTATWGSGKPVIAIGSDIDCIPKASQKPGVAYHDPIVEGAPGHGEGHNSGVPLNITAVLALKKIMEREKLPGTLMLWPGAAEELVATKAYFVRDGYFKNVDACIFTHVSDNLKVSWGDNGYTGLMSVKFTFEGQAAHAGAAPWRGRSALDAVELMDVGWNFHREHMDVSQRSHSVITDGGDQPNVVPSKAAVWYYFRERTYPKIREMYADALKMAEGATLMTKTTVTHEVLGSAWPIHLNKAIAQAMYQNIRRVGLPQWSAADQVLARAAQAETNAPKTDRLNRPLDGLATRLDTLVGPATSTYGGSDDIGDISWSVPTVVLHYPANIPGLPGHHWANAIAMATPIAHKGVTAGAKAEALTLLDLLVKPEIIKEAWAYFNDVQTKNTKYTPLISDTDKPAITLNQGIMAQYRPQMTKFYYNPAKYKTYLEQLGIAYPTVRPAAPKASAQ